The Streptomyces pactum genome contains a region encoding:
- a CDS encoding Crp/Fnr family transcriptional regulator: MGLLGDELAFAQALTVQEHEGVMALGNRKRYPADAHLLTEGDRSSHVLIILHGWVTVSVATDRGATRLILGLRGPGELLGEMAALDRHPRSATVRALGPTEAQVIGGDAFRRFLALHPRVSGLVIRQLTFRLRSADQERSALASLTVLQRLAHRLIELSQPDTSGPYSPSPSPSSSSSSRGSSAPSSAPSVAPSVVHLAQDELAATVGATREAVAKALRLLRAQDIVRTGNRMVEILDPPLLALLADGHRE, from the coding sequence ATGGGACTGCTCGGCGACGAGCTCGCGTTCGCGCAGGCGCTGACCGTCCAGGAGCACGAGGGTGTGATGGCTCTCGGGAACCGGAAGCGCTACCCGGCCGACGCCCACCTTCTGACCGAGGGCGACCGGTCCAGTCATGTCCTGATAATCCTGCATGGCTGGGTGACCGTCTCCGTCGCGACGGACCGGGGTGCCACCCGGCTGATACTCGGCCTGCGCGGCCCCGGTGAACTGCTCGGCGAGATGGCCGCACTGGACCGCCACCCCCGCAGCGCCACCGTGCGCGCGCTGGGCCCGACCGAGGCCCAGGTGATAGGCGGGGACGCGTTCCGCCGCTTCCTCGCCCTGCACCCCCGCGTCAGCGGCCTGGTGATACGTCAGCTCACCTTCCGGCTGCGCAGCGCCGACCAGGAGCGTTCCGCTCTCGCCTCGCTCACCGTGCTGCAGCGGCTGGCCCATCGGCTCATCGAACTGTCGCAGCCCGACACCTCCGGCCCCTACTCACCCTCCCCCTCCCCCTCCTCCTCATCCTCGTCACGGGGCTCGTCCGCCCCGTCGTCCGCCCCGTCCGTCGCCCCGTCCGTCGTCCATCTGGCGCAGGACGAACTGGCCGCCACCGTGGGCGCGACCCGGGAGGCCGTCGCCAAGGCGCTGCGGCTGCTGCGGGCCCAGGACATCGTGCGGACCGGCAACCGGATGGTGGAGATCCTCGACCCCCCGCTGCTCGCCCTCCTCGCGGACGGCCATCGGGAGTAG
- a CDS encoding phosphorothioated DNA-binding restriction endonuclease: MDWLERAARLRQWSRGGTRAPHKPLLLLYALGRFRQDAGGELRYGAVEEDLKRLLAEYGPPHGTTPAYPFHHLVGDGVWEVRTDRGPGSPGSRVGELRASGAAGRLAPELRAALRREPSLLDRMARVLLDQHFPPSLHDELCEAVGLRAEADPASVTPLVAGRRQRDRRMRELVLTAYEYRCAFCGYDGRIGAVPVGLEAAHVRWWAFDGPDDVDNGLCLCSLHHKLFDRGVLGVGDGHRVLVSQRFVGHSDAARDQVTALAGRRLTGPQPGVRPVADDHRAWHAANVFHGTPRPAADTI, encoded by the coding sequence ATGGACTGGCTGGAGCGCGCCGCGAGGTTGCGGCAGTGGAGCAGGGGCGGGACGCGTGCCCCGCACAAGCCGCTGCTCCTCCTGTACGCGCTCGGCCGGTTTCGGCAGGACGCCGGCGGGGAGCTGCGCTACGGCGCCGTCGAGGAGGACCTGAAGCGGCTGCTGGCCGAGTACGGTCCGCCGCACGGCACGACGCCCGCCTACCCGTTCCACCACCTGGTAGGCGACGGGGTGTGGGAGGTGCGCACCGATCGCGGGCCCGGGAGTCCCGGCAGTCGCGTGGGTGAGTTGCGGGCGTCGGGGGCCGCGGGACGGCTGGCGCCGGAGCTGCGGGCCGCGCTGCGCCGGGAGCCCTCGCTGCTCGACCGGATGGCGCGGGTGCTGCTCGACCAGCATTTCCCGCCCTCGCTCCACGACGAGTTGTGCGAGGCGGTCGGACTCCGGGCGGAGGCGGATCCGGCCTCGGTCACACCGCTCGTCGCCGGACGCCGGCAGCGGGACCGGCGGATGCGGGAGCTGGTGCTGACGGCCTACGAGTACCGCTGCGCCTTCTGCGGTTACGACGGCCGGATCGGGGCGGTGCCGGTCGGGCTGGAGGCCGCGCACGTGCGCTGGTGGGCGTTCGACGGCCCGGACGACGTCGACAACGGGCTGTGTCTGTGCTCGCTGCACCACAAGCTCTTCGACAGGGGCGTACTCGGCGTCGGGGACGGGCACCGGGTGCTGGTCTCGCAGCGCTTCGTCGGTCACAGCGACGCCGCCCGGGACCAGGTCACCGCGCTCGCGGGACGACGGCTGACCGGGCCGCAGCCGGGCGTCCGCCCCGTCGCCGACGACCACCGGGCCTGGCACGCCGCCAACGTCTTCCACGGCACCCCGCGGCCCGCCGCCGACACCATCTGA
- a CDS encoding DNA polymerase III subunit gamma and tau translates to MSSLALYRRYRPESFAEVIGQGHVTDPLQQALRNNRVNHAYLFSGPRGCGKTTSARILARCLNCEQGPTSTPCGECQSCRDLARTGPGSIDVIEIDAASHGGVDDARDLREKAFFGPASSRYKIYIIDEAHMVSPQGFNALLKVVEEPPEHLKFIFATTEPEKVIGTIRSRTHHYPFRLVPPGTLRDYLAEVCGKEEIPVEDGVLPLVVRAGAGSVRDSMSVMDQLLAGAGADGVTYDMTTALLGYTDGSLLDSVVEAFVTGDGSAAFEVVDRVIEGGNDPRRFVTDLLERLRDLVILAAVPDAADKGLIDAPADVVERMQAQAQSFGAAELSRAADIVNEGLTEMRGAHSPRLQLELICARVLLPAAYGDERSVMARLDRIERGVRFSAGAGAPAMGYAPGPEAHAGAGGAAAAAAPVPPGGGPAAARAAVRAPGPGNAGGAPVGGGGGAPVGGQGGPPADAPAGAGPTAGDGGGPAGGGQPQAAPATPAAPATPAAPATPAAPATPAVPASASPATPAAAPASAPAPGAWPTAAPAGGGRRPGGWPTAAPAGGGQSGQPAAPASAPGSAPGPAAAQVPAPVAAAPGPAPASPPPGAGVDPRTIWPNILEAVKNRRRFTWILLSQNAQVTGFDGTSLQIGFVNAGARDNFMSSGSEDVLRQALSEQFNVQWKIDAVVDPSGGSAPPPPAGPSGGYGGSGGGFGGGGGGGGGGYGSGAPAQRPSGPMPTAPAPAPAPAPEPSAPAAPRPESAPAPRPPAPEPRPVSPEDDIPEDDDPDLDESALSGKELLVRELGASVVEEIPHE, encoded by the coding sequence GTGTCGTCTCTCGCGCTCTACCGCCGTTACCGCCCGGAGTCCTTCGCCGAGGTCATCGGTCAGGGGCATGTCACTGACCCGCTGCAGCAGGCGCTGCGGAACAACCGGGTCAATCACGCATACCTGTTCAGCGGTCCGCGCGGATGCGGCAAGACGACCAGCGCCCGGATCCTGGCGCGGTGTCTGAACTGCGAGCAGGGCCCCACCTCCACCCCGTGCGGCGAGTGCCAGTCGTGCCGTGACCTGGCGCGCACCGGGCCGGGTTCCATCGACGTCATCGAGATCGACGCCGCCTCGCACGGTGGCGTGGACGACGCCCGCGACCTGCGCGAGAAGGCCTTCTTCGGGCCCGCCTCCAGCCGGTACAAGATCTACATCATCGACGAGGCCCACATGGTCTCCCCGCAGGGCTTCAACGCCCTGCTGAAGGTCGTCGAGGAGCCCCCGGAGCATCTGAAGTTCATCTTCGCGACCACCGAGCCCGAGAAGGTCATCGGGACCATCCGGTCGCGGACCCATCACTACCCCTTCCGCCTCGTGCCGCCCGGCACCCTGCGCGACTACCTCGCCGAGGTGTGCGGCAAGGAGGAGATTCCGGTCGAGGACGGCGTGCTGCCGCTGGTGGTGCGGGCCGGCGCCGGGTCCGTCCGGGACTCGATGTCCGTCATGGACCAGCTCCTCGCGGGCGCCGGTGCCGACGGTGTGACGTACGACATGACGACCGCCCTGCTCGGCTACACCGACGGCTCGCTGCTCGACTCGGTCGTCGAGGCGTTCGTCACAGGGGACGGCTCGGCCGCCTTCGAGGTCGTGGACCGGGTGATCGAGGGCGGCAACGACCCGCGGCGCTTCGTCACCGACCTGCTGGAGCGCCTGCGCGACCTGGTGATCCTCGCCGCCGTGCCCGACGCGGCGGACAAGGGGCTCATCGACGCCCCCGCCGACGTCGTCGAGCGGATGCAGGCCCAGGCGCAGTCGTTCGGCGCCGCCGAGCTGAGCCGCGCCGCCGACATCGTCAACGAGGGGCTCACCGAGATGCGCGGTGCCCACTCGCCCCGCCTCCAGCTCGAGCTGATCTGCGCCCGCGTGCTGCTGCCCGCCGCGTACGGCGACGAGCGTTCGGTGATGGCGCGCCTGGACCGGATCGAGCGCGGTGTGCGGTTCTCGGCGGGTGCGGGGGCGCCCGCCATGGGATACGCCCCAGGTCCCGAGGCGCACGCCGGTGCCGGCGGCGCCGCGGCAGCCGCCGCCCCGGTCCCGCCGGGCGGCGGTCCCGCCGCTGCCCGGGCGGCGGTACGTGCGCCAGGGCCCGGTAACGCCGGCGGTGCCCCGGTGGGCGGTGGTGGCGGCGCCCCGGTGGGCGGCCAGGGCGGTCCGCCCGCTGACGCGCCTGCCGGTGCGGGTCCCACCGCCGGCGACGGCGGCGGTCCCGCCGGAGGCGGACAGCCCCAGGCCGCCCCGGCGACTCCCGCCGCCCCGGCGACTCCCGCCGCCCCGGCGACTCCCGCCGCCCCGGCGACTCCCGCAGTCCCCGCCTCGGCGTCTCCCGCCACCCCCGCCGCGGCGCCTGCCTCCGCACCCGCTCCCGGCGCCTGGCCGACCGCGGCTCCCGCGGGTGGCGGCCGGCGCCCCGGCGGGTGGCCCACGGCGGCACCGGCGGGCGGCGGTCAGTCCGGGCAACCAGCCGCTCCCGCCTCGGCTCCAGGCTCGGCCCCCGGCCCGGCCGCGGCCCAGGTACCCGCACCGGTCGCCGCGGCACCCGGTCCGGCACCCGCCTCTCCGCCGCCGGGTGCGGGAGTCGACCCCCGCACGATCTGGCCCAACATCCTGGAGGCGGTCAAGAACCGCCGCCGGTTCACCTGGATCCTGCTCAGCCAGAACGCCCAGGTGACCGGCTTCGACGGCACATCCCTCCAGATCGGCTTCGTCAACGCCGGCGCTCGCGACAACTTCATGAGCAGCGGCAGCGAGGACGTGCTGCGGCAGGCCCTGTCCGAGCAGTTCAACGTGCAGTGGAAGATCGATGCGGTCGTCGATCCCTCCGGCGGCTCGGCACCCCCGCCCCCTGCCGGCCCCTCCGGCGGCTACGGCGGATCCGGTGGCGGCTTCGGCGGTGGCGGCGGTGGCGGCGGCGGCGGCTACGGAAGCGGTGCGCCCGCACAGCGCCCGTCGGGGCCCATGCCCACGGCCCCGGCTCCGGCTCCGGCCCCGGCTCCCGAGCCGTCCGCGCCCGCCGCGCCGAGACCCGAGTCCGCTCCCGCGCCCCGGCCCCCGGCCCCCGAGCCGCGCCCGGTCTCCCCCGAGGACGACATCCCCGAGGACGACGACCCCGACCTCGACGAGTCGGCCCTCTCCGGCAAGGAACTCCTGGTGCGGGAGCTTGGCGCGTCGGTGGTCGAGGAGATCCCGCACGAGTAG
- the purD gene encoding phosphoribosylamine--glycine ligase, with protein sequence MKVLVIGGGAREHALCRSLSLDPDVTALHCAPGNAGIAEVAELHQVDALDGAAVTALATRLGAELVVVGPEAPLVAGVADAVREAGIPVFGPSGQAAQLEGSKAFAKDVMAGADVPTARSYVCVNPAEVDAALDAFGAPYVVKDDGLAAGKGVVVTDDIEAARAHANACDRVVIEEFLDGPEVSLFAVTDGENVRPLQPAQDFKRALDGDEGPNTGGMGAYSPLPWADPKLVDEVVQSVLQPTVDEMRRRGTPFSGLLYAGLALTSRGVRVIEFNARFGDPETQVVLARLKTPLAGLLMAAATGNLADLEPLRWSDDAAVTVVVASHNYPGTPRTGDPVTGLDEVAAEDAPHAYVLHAGTRAEGDAVVSAGGRVLSVTATGTDLTEARDRAYRAVARIGLDGSQHRTDIAAKAAAGT encoded by the coding sequence GTGAAGGTCCTTGTCATCGGCGGCGGCGCCCGCGAACACGCCCTGTGCCGTTCCCTGTCCCTCGACCCCGACGTCACCGCGCTGCACTGCGCACCCGGCAACGCCGGTATCGCCGAGGTCGCCGAACTGCACCAGGTCGACGCCCTCGACGGCGCGGCCGTCACCGCGCTGGCCACCCGGCTCGGTGCCGAGCTGGTCGTGGTCGGGCCGGAGGCGCCCCTCGTCGCCGGGGTCGCCGACGCCGTGCGCGAGGCGGGCATCCCGGTCTTCGGCCCCTCCGGGCAGGCCGCGCAACTGGAGGGCTCCAAGGCCTTCGCCAAGGACGTCATGGCCGGCGCCGACGTCCCGACGGCCCGCTCGTACGTCTGCGTGAACCCGGCCGAGGTCGACGCGGCCCTCGACGCCTTCGGTGCGCCCTACGTCGTCAAGGACGACGGACTGGCCGCCGGCAAGGGCGTCGTCGTCACCGACGACATCGAGGCGGCCCGCGCGCACGCGAACGCGTGTGACCGCGTCGTCATCGAGGAGTTCCTGGACGGCCCCGAGGTCTCCCTCTTCGCCGTCACCGACGGCGAGAACGTGCGCCCGCTCCAGCCCGCCCAGGACTTCAAGCGCGCGCTCGACGGCGACGAGGGCCCGAACACCGGCGGCATGGGCGCGTACTCGCCGCTGCCCTGGGCCGACCCCAAGCTGGTCGACGAGGTCGTGCAGAGCGTCCTCCAGCCGACGGTCGACGAGATGCGCCGCCGCGGCACCCCGTTCTCCGGACTGCTGTACGCCGGTCTCGCGCTCACCTCGCGCGGCGTCCGCGTGATCGAGTTCAACGCCCGCTTCGGCGACCCGGAGACCCAGGTCGTACTGGCCCGCCTCAAGACCCCGCTCGCCGGTCTGCTGATGGCCGCCGCCACCGGCAACCTCGCCGACCTGGAGCCGCTGCGCTGGAGCGACGACGCGGCCGTCACCGTGGTCGTCGCCTCCCACAACTACCCCGGCACCCCGCGCACCGGCGACCCGGTCACCGGCCTCGACGAGGTGGCCGCCGAGGACGCCCCGCACGCCTACGTCCTGCACGCCGGCACCCGAGCCGAGGGCGACGCCGTCGTCAGCGCCGGCGGCCGGGTCCTGTCCGTCACGGCCACCGGCACCGACCTCACCGAGGCCCGCGACCGCGCCTACCGGGCCGTCGCCCGCATCGGCCTCGACGGCTCCCAGCACCGCACCGACATCGCGGCGAAGGCGGCCGCGGGCACCTGA
- a CDS encoding N,N-dimethylformamidase beta subunit family domain-containing protein → MGPEQIRRWESGALAHAVTDPFGQGPVPWLRGGETYFGDTGQVVAWYADQEALPDPDGRTGTGTGTGARGRPTDVVGPRAADDVRRQIKGFTATGAAAPGEAIDFHITVDPPQEFSVDVYRIGHYGGDGAAKITTSPRLSGIVQPPPLTADRTVSCHHWWLSWRLQIPSYWNIGAYVAVLTTVDGYRSHVPFTVRDSHPADLLLLLPDITWQAYNLYPEDGRTGASLYHAWDDDGRLLGEADAATTVSFDRPYAGAGLPLHVGHAYDFIRFAERYGYDLAYADARDLHSGRVDPTRYRGLVFPGHDEYWSAAMRRTTELAREHGTSLVFLSANTMYWQVELAPSPSGTPDRLLTCRKRRGPGRPVLWREVDRPEQQLLGIQYAGRVPEPHPVIVRNAGHWFWEATGAHEGDEIEDLVAGEADRYFPRTALPEHDERVLLAHSPYTDAEGARRHQETSLYRAPSGAWVFASGTFAWSPALDRPGHVDPRVQRATANLLDRICKRD, encoded by the coding sequence ATGGGGCCCGAGCAGATCCGCCGCTGGGAGTCGGGAGCACTCGCGCATGCCGTGACGGATCCCTTCGGACAGGGGCCCGTCCCCTGGCTGCGCGGCGGCGAGACGTACTTCGGCGATACCGGCCAGGTCGTCGCCTGGTACGCGGACCAGGAAGCCTTACCGGACCCGGACGGCAGGACCGGCACCGGCACCGGCACCGGGGCCCGGGGGCGTCCCACCGACGTCGTCGGCCCGCGCGCCGCCGACGACGTCCGCCGCCAGATCAAGGGCTTCACCGCCACCGGAGCCGCCGCCCCCGGCGAGGCCATCGACTTCCACATCACCGTCGACCCGCCCCAGGAGTTCAGCGTCGACGTCTACCGGATCGGCCACTACGGCGGTGACGGCGCCGCCAAGATCACCACCAGCCCCCGCCTGTCCGGCATCGTCCAGCCCCCTCCGCTCACCGCCGACCGCACGGTCTCCTGCCACCACTGGTGGCTGTCCTGGCGGCTCCAGATCCCGTCGTACTGGAACATCGGCGCGTACGTCGCCGTCCTCACCACCGTCGACGGCTACCGCTCCCACGTGCCCTTCACGGTCCGCGACAGCCACCCCGCCGACCTCCTGCTCCTCCTGCCGGACATCACCTGGCAGGCGTACAACCTCTACCCGGAGGACGGCCGCACCGGCGCCAGCCTGTACCACGCCTGGGACGACGACGGCCGGCTCCTGGGCGAGGCCGACGCCGCGACGACCGTCTCCTTCGACCGTCCGTACGCGGGTGCCGGCCTCCCCCTCCACGTCGGCCACGCCTACGACTTCATCCGCTTCGCCGAGCGCTACGGCTACGACCTCGCCTACGCCGACGCCCGCGACCTGCACTCCGGCCGCGTCGACCCCACCCGCTACCGGGGCCTCGTCTTCCCCGGGCACGACGAGTACTGGTCCGCCGCCATGCGCCGCACCACCGAACTCGCCCGCGAGCACGGCACGTCCCTGGTCTTCCTCTCCGCCAACACCATGTACTGGCAGGTGGAGCTGGCCCCCTCCCCGTCCGGCACCCCCGACCGACTGCTGACCTGCCGCAAGCGCCGGGGCCCGGGCCGGCCGGTGCTGTGGCGGGAGGTCGACCGTCCCGAGCAGCAACTGCTCGGCATCCAGTACGCCGGCCGCGTCCCCGAACCGCACCCGGTGATCGTCCGCAATGCCGGGCACTGGTTCTGGGAGGCCACCGGCGCCCACGAGGGCGACGAGATCGAGGACCTGGTCGCGGGCGAGGCCGACCGGTACTTCCCGCGCACCGCGCTCCCCGAGCACGACGAGCGCGTCCTGCTCGCGCACAGCCCGTACACCGACGCCGAGGGTGCCCGGCGGCACCAGGAGACGTCGCTGTACCGGGCGCCGTCGGGCGCCTGGGTCTTCGCGTCCGGGACGTTCGCCTGGTCCCCGGCCCTGGACCGCCCGGGCCACGTCGACCCCCGTGTCCAGCGGGCCACCGCCAACCTCCTGGACCGCATCTGCAAACGGGACTGA
- a CDS encoding phosphoribosylaminoimidazolesuccinocarboxamide synthase, whose translation MSGFVEKPEPIQVPGLVHLHTGKVRELYQNEAGDLVMVASDRISAYDWVLPTEIPDKGRVLTQLSLWWFDQLADLVPDHVLSTGLPPGAPADWEGRALVCKSLRMVPVECVARGYLTGSGLAEYQQTRTVCGLALPEGLVDGSELPAPIFTPATKAEVGEHDENVSYEEVARQVGADTAAALRQATLAVYSRARDIARDRGVVLADTKFEFGFAGADGDDLVLGDEVLTPDSSRFWPADQWQPGRAQPSFDKQFVRDWLTSAESGWDRKSEQPPPPLPRQVVDATRAKYVEAYERLTGLTWS comes from the coding sequence GTGTCCGGATTCGTCGAAAAGCCCGAGCCGATCCAGGTTCCGGGTCTGGTGCATCTGCACACCGGCAAGGTGCGCGAGCTGTACCAGAACGAGGCGGGCGACCTCGTGATGGTCGCCAGCGACCGCATCTCCGCCTACGACTGGGTGCTGCCGACCGAGATCCCCGACAAGGGCCGGGTCCTCACCCAGCTCTCCCTGTGGTGGTTCGACCAGCTCGCCGACCTGGTCCCGGACCACGTCCTGAGCACCGGGCTGCCCCCCGGCGCCCCCGCCGACTGGGAGGGCCGCGCGCTGGTCTGCAAGTCGCTGCGGATGGTCCCGGTGGAGTGCGTGGCCCGCGGCTACCTCACCGGCTCGGGGCTGGCCGAGTACCAGCAGACCCGCACCGTCTGCGGCCTCGCCCTGCCCGAGGGCCTCGTCGACGGCTCGGAGCTGCCCGCCCCGATCTTCACCCCGGCCACCAAGGCCGAAGTCGGCGAGCACGACGAGAACGTCTCCTACGAGGAGGTCGCCCGGCAGGTCGGCGCGGACACCGCGGCCGCCCTGCGCCAGGCCACCCTCGCCGTCTACTCCCGCGCCCGGGACATCGCCCGCGACCGCGGCGTCGTCCTCGCGGACACCAAGTTCGAGTTCGGCTTCGCGGGCGCCGACGGCGACGACCTCGTCCTCGGCGACGAGGTGCTCACCCCGGACTCCTCCCGTTTCTGGCCGGCCGACCAGTGGCAGCCGGGCCGCGCGCAGCCGTCGTTCGACAAGCAGTTCGTCCGGGACTGGCTGACCTCGGCGGAGTCCGGCTGGGACCGGAAGAGCGAGCAGCCCCCGCCGCCGCTGCCGCGGCAGGTCGTGGACGCGACCCGCGCCAAGTACGTGGAGGCGTACGAGCGCCTGACCGGCCTGACCTGGTCGTAA
- a CDS encoding response regulator transcription factor — protein sequence MTTPVRVLLADDEHLIRGALAALLSLEDDLVVVAEAATGPEALAMARAHDPDVAVLDLQMPGADGVKVATSLRSELPGCKVLIVTSHGRPGHLKRALAAGVRGFVPKTVSAQRLAELIRAVHAGNRYVDPELAADAISAGDSPLTAREAEVLEHAADGAPVAEIAERAALAEGTVRNYLSSAASKLGAENRHAAVRLARERGWV from the coding sequence GTGACGACCCCGGTGCGCGTGCTGCTCGCCGACGACGAGCACCTCATCCGCGGGGCTCTGGCGGCCCTGCTGTCCCTGGAGGACGACCTCGTCGTGGTCGCCGAGGCGGCCACCGGGCCGGAGGCGCTGGCGATGGCGCGGGCGCACGACCCGGACGTGGCCGTACTGGATCTCCAGATGCCCGGCGCGGACGGTGTGAAGGTCGCCACATCCCTGCGGTCCGAGCTGCCCGGCTGCAAGGTGCTGATCGTGACCAGCCACGGGCGGCCCGGCCACCTGAAGCGGGCGCTCGCGGCGGGTGTGCGCGGGTTCGTCCCCAAGACGGTCAGCGCCCAGCGGCTCGCCGAGCTGATCCGCGCGGTGCACGCCGGAAACCGTTACGTCGATCCCGAGTTGGCCGCCGACGCGATCTCCGCCGGCGACTCGCCGCTGACCGCGCGCGAGGCCGAGGTGCTGGAGCACGCCGCCGACGGGGCGCCCGTCGCGGAGATCGCCGAGCGCGCCGCGCTCGCGGAGGGGACCGTGCGGAACTACCTGTCGTCGGCCGCGAGCAAGCTCGGCGCCGAGAATCGGCACGCGGCGGTACGGCTCGCGCGGGAGCGGGGTTGGGTATAG
- a CDS encoding sensor histidine kinase, with protein MRRPRRWWGRKSTPAKVETYTRWSFHFFGVIEILVIVLSAVERAGPRLATGLALAAVAHAAVCMLVASRSLDWTLARRAQPVRLLWVLALLTSVIAVGAVGLAERGPRGDAVDSVAGTVFSVVLCFGAGVIALGVRDRRRVVALVGGFALGGGVVSFPLGLPGLAALAMACSVLVGGAFLAFTSIFSVWLLNAVYALDEAKETRTRLAVAEERLRFGRDLHDVMGRNLAVIALKSELAVQLSRRGRPEAEEQMIEVQRIAQESQREVRDVVRGYREVALEVELAGARGVLSAAGIDSEVTGETAGLPAEVQSALGWVVREATTNVLRHGNAEKCAVTVRITEGRVVLTVENDGVAEATGAGPSGGSGLAGLRERLSAVDGTLEAGRAGKDVFRLTAEVPLPADGPAVLEAAS; from the coding sequence ATGCGCAGGCCGAGGCGCTGGTGGGGGCGGAAGAGCACGCCGGCGAAGGTGGAGACGTACACGCGGTGGTCGTTCCACTTCTTCGGAGTCATCGAGATCCTCGTGATCGTCCTGTCCGCCGTCGAACGGGCCGGACCACGGCTCGCGACCGGGTTGGCCCTGGCGGCCGTCGCACACGCCGCGGTCTGCATGCTGGTCGCCTCCCGGTCCCTGGACTGGACCCTCGCCCGGCGGGCGCAGCCGGTGCGGCTGCTGTGGGTGCTCGCCCTTCTCACCTCGGTGATCGCCGTCGGCGCGGTCGGTCTCGCGGAACGCGGACCGAGGGGCGACGCCGTGGACAGCGTGGCGGGGACGGTCTTCAGCGTGGTGCTGTGCTTCGGCGCCGGCGTCATCGCCCTCGGGGTGCGGGACCGGCGGCGGGTGGTCGCCCTCGTCGGCGGCTTCGCGCTCGGCGGCGGGGTCGTGTCCTTCCCGCTGGGCCTGCCGGGCCTCGCCGCGCTCGCGATGGCGTGCAGCGTGCTGGTGGGGGGCGCGTTCCTGGCCTTCACCTCGATCTTCTCGGTCTGGCTGCTCAACGCCGTCTACGCACTCGACGAGGCCAAGGAGACCCGCACCCGGCTCGCGGTCGCCGAGGAGCGGCTGCGCTTCGGGCGGGACCTGCACGACGTGATGGGCCGGAACCTGGCCGTCATCGCGCTCAAGAGCGAACTGGCCGTCCAGTTGTCCCGGCGCGGTCGGCCCGAGGCGGAGGAGCAGATGATCGAGGTGCAGCGCATCGCCCAGGAGTCGCAGCGGGAGGTCCGGGACGTCGTACGCGGCTACCGGGAGGTCGCCCTGGAGGTCGAGTTGGCCGGCGCCCGCGGTGTGCTCTCGGCGGCCGGCATCGACTCGGAGGTCACCGGCGAGACGGCCGGGCTGCCGGCCGAGGTGCAGTCGGCGCTCGGCTGGGTGGTGCGGGAGGCGACCACGAACGTGTTGCGGCACGGCAACGCGGAGAAGTGCGCCGTGACGGTACGGATTACGGAGGGTCGTGTGGTGCTGACGGTGGAGAACGACGGGGTGGCGGAGGCGACCGGGGCAGGGCCCTCGGGCGGCTCCGGACTCGCGGGGCTGCGGGAGCGGCTGTCCGCGGTGGACGGCACGCTGGAGGCGGGGCGCGCCGGCAAGGACGTGTTCCGGCTCACGGCCGAGGTGCCGCTGCCGGCGGACGGCCCGGCAGTGCTGGAGGCCGCGTCGTGA
- a CDS encoding ABC transporter permease, giving the protein MSATTTEHSPARAANVPDTTAMGRMTALARAELTLLGRNKGTVFAALFVPLVLPFSVWSASKEMDLAEAGLTTGTLVLPAAIGFSLLFAVYSALVGVFVVRREELVLKRLRTGELRDVEILSGSAMPAVLSGLVQSLLLAAGCFALLDLSAPSAPHLAVLGLLLGLVMCAALAAVTASFTRTGESAQVTPLPFTFVSMLGSGMFVPLELFPDRLASFCELLPLTPVVTLVRGGWTGDLSAYEALGAVATAVAWTVVAVFAVRRWFRWEPRH; this is encoded by the coding sequence ATGAGCGCCACGACCACCGAGCACTCCCCGGCGCGCGCCGCGAACGTCCCGGACACCACGGCGATGGGGCGCATGACCGCCCTCGCCCGGGCCGAACTGACCCTGCTCGGGCGGAACAAGGGCACCGTCTTCGCCGCCCTCTTCGTGCCGCTGGTGCTGCCGTTCAGCGTCTGGTCGGCGTCCAAGGAGATGGACCTCGCCGAGGCCGGGCTGACCACCGGCACGCTCGTCCTGCCCGCCGCGATCGGCTTCTCGCTGCTGTTCGCCGTTTACTCGGCCCTCGTCGGCGTCTTCGTCGTCCGGCGCGAGGAACTCGTTCTCAAGCGGCTGCGCACCGGTGAGCTGCGGGACGTCGAGATCCTGAGCGGGTCCGCGATGCCGGCCGTGCTCAGCGGGCTCGTGCAGAGCCTGCTGCTGGCGGCCGGCTGCTTCGCCCTGCTGGACCTGTCCGCACCGTCCGCGCCCCACCTGGCGGTGCTCGGCCTGCTGCTCGGTCTCGTGATGTGCGCAGCCCTCGCGGCGGTCACCGCGAGCTTCACCCGCACCGGTGAGAGCGCACAGGTCACGCCGCTGCCGTTCACTTTCGTCTCGATGCTCGGCTCGGGCATGTTCGTCCCGCTGGAGCTGTTCCCCGACCGGCTGGCCTCCTTCTGCGAGCTGCTGCCGCTGACCCCCGTCGTCACCCTGGTGCGCGGCGGCTGGACCGGCGACCTGTCGGCCTACGAGGCGCTGGGCGCCGTGGCGACGGCGGTGGCCTGGACCGTGGTCGCGGTGTTTGCTGTACGACGGTGGTTCCGCTGGGAGCCGCGGCACTGA